In Paenibacillus sp. G2S3, a single window of DNA contains:
- a CDS encoding sensor histidine kinase, translating into MKIYRNLSIKMKVFLMIVLILVLIITTAFGSLYYAYSIYDKQLYDKSYRLLNLSSTTIDMELKKLESMTLTMIADKQIQQGLKDLRKDDIDFTGYLTRQMITERLWKNINMDERYIQSVHLIDSQGKVSGYGESILYTEEKSARMIREAEEGNGAVRWLYPDDTDPMLVMVREVRAYDPMTLDKLGTLYLRINIERLAQDYAGVAAEDSDIILKAGQDLVYPYRKVADGVTEVLQPLNSGTGYEIKEMNGEAVFVSQKQSSYSGWTYYNYVSYNDIFEKTIWLKNTMIVVFGIVIVIIIALGMSFARNLTQPIRSLISQMKEVQYGDLDSMDTKLIAPPLQQMDEVGLLQRTFRQMITQINTLIKENYANQLIIKETEFKALQAQINPHFLYNSLDSIHWLAKKSEHAQISSMVVSLAFLLRSSISLKQNVITVAQELEIVKHYITIQNYRFQSRLDFHMEIPEVFNAVSIPKLTLQPLLENAIQYGVETMIEPCQILLYAEPLDGKLAIVVEDRGPGMEEDFLKRLLNGEVETRGTGIGLLNIRDRVRLAFGDEYGVQVESTVGFGTKVSVLLPFPQEV; encoded by the coding sequence ATGAAAATTTATCGGAATTTGAGTATTAAAATGAAGGTTTTTCTGATGATTGTCCTAATCTTGGTTCTAATCATAACTACGGCGTTCGGTTCCTTATATTATGCGTATTCTATTTATGACAAGCAGCTGTACGACAAATCTTATCGGCTTCTTAATTTATCATCAACAACGATTGATATGGAGCTTAAAAAGCTTGAATCGATGACACTGACAATGATTGCTGATAAGCAAATTCAGCAAGGGCTAAAAGATTTGCGTAAGGATGATATCGACTTTACGGGCTACTTAACCCGGCAAATGATTACGGAGCGATTATGGAAAAACATTAATATGGATGAACGTTATATTCAATCTGTACATCTAATTGACTCGCAGGGGAAGGTCAGTGGTTATGGGGAGTCAATTCTGTACACGGAGGAGAAATCTGCACGAATGATTCGTGAGGCGGAGGAAGGCAATGGCGCTGTACGTTGGCTGTATCCTGACGACACAGATCCGATGCTGGTCATGGTTCGCGAAGTGCGAGCCTATGATCCCATGACGCTGGATAAGCTGGGAACGCTCTATTTACGCATCAATATTGAGAGATTAGCACAGGACTACGCCGGTGTAGCCGCAGAAGACAGCGATATTATTCTGAAAGCGGGTCAAGATCTGGTATACCCTTATCGGAAAGTTGCAGATGGTGTAACCGAGGTTTTACAGCCTCTGAATTCAGGAACTGGTTATGAGATCAAAGAGATGAATGGGGAAGCTGTGTTTGTATCACAGAAGCAGTCCTCGTACTCTGGGTGGACTTATTACAACTATGTTTCTTACAATGATATTTTTGAAAAAACCATTTGGCTAAAAAATACGATGATCGTCGTATTTGGAATAGTGATAGTGATAATAATTGCGCTAGGCATGAGCTTTGCTCGTAATCTGACTCAACCGATTCGTTCACTGATCAGTCAGATGAAGGAGGTTCAATACGGGGATCTGGACAGTATGGATACTAAGCTAATAGCGCCTCCCCTTCAGCAGATGGATGAGGTTGGGCTATTACAACGGACATTTCGTCAGATGATTACACAAATTAACACATTGATCAAAGAAAACTATGCTAATCAACTGATTATTAAAGAGACGGAATTTAAGGCTTTGCAAGCTCAGATTAATCCTCATTTCCTATATAACTCACTGGATTCGATCCACTGGCTGGCTAAAAAAAGTGAACATGCACAGATTTCGAGTATGGTAGTGTCGCTGGCTTTTCTGCTACGTTCATCGATCAGCTTGAAGCAAAATGTAATTACAGTCGCGCAGGAGCTGGAAATCGTCAAGCATTATATCACTATTCAGAATTATCGGTTTCAGAGTCGCTTGGATTTTCATATGGAGATTCCGGAAGTCTTTAATGCAGTTTCTATTCCCAAGCTAACCTTACAGCCGTTATTGGAGAATGCGATTCAATACGGTGTTGAGACCATGATTGAGCCCTGCCAAATTCTATTGTATGCTGAACCGCTTGATGGCAAGCTAGCGATTGTTGTAGAAGATCGTGGTCCCGGTATGGAAGAGGATTTCCTCAAACGTTTACTGAATGGGGAAGTGGAGACTAGAGGCACAGGTATCGGCCTGCTTAATATCCGCGATCGTGTCAGACTCGCCTTCGGTGACGAATATGGCGTACAGGTTGAGAGTACGGTGGGGTTTGGAACTAAAGTTAGTGTTCTTTTGCCGTTCCCGCAGGAGGTGTAG
- a CDS encoding extracellular solute-binding protein: protein MKRKIGAMMLSSVLLSTLVAGCSGSNEGSGTGNKAGDNSGKTEATNAPVEQLTEIPLPITKDAMTIDYWRANDGKLTASLESFGDMASYKKKEELTGIKVKFTHPPLGQQKDQFNLLISTKELPDVIYYNWADAVGGPEKLIEDGRIIRLNELIEQYAPNLLKIIASDPDVKKQITLDDGTIYMFPLLKLDALKLNATSGLIMRKDWLDKLGLKPPTTIEEWHTVLKAFKEKDPNGNRKADELPFTGNWGPGDLTKLHDFSPGFGVIGGFQMNGDKVEYGPIQPGYKSFLETMATWYKEGLIDPEIMTNDGKAFDYKVTNNLAGSYGGGVFSGMGKFFNLMRDTDPNFNLTGVPWPTSPNGTAYATFNMNNKVLTYGEAITSGADKDKLKEIVQWMDFNYSPQGHELFNFGIEGESYVKEGESIKFTDVITKNPQGLTYDQALASYALSIMDGPINQDSRYLDALLFDEGQREANASWMKASSDLTLPPFRLSVDEASKSTSIMSQVNTYLNETMTAIINGQKAISEFDKMVDTIKGMGIEEAIKIHQAAYDRYMAK, encoded by the coding sequence GTGAAAAGAAAAATAGGGGCCATGATGTTAAGCTCAGTACTTCTTTCTACTTTAGTAGCAGGATGTTCAGGCAGCAATGAAGGAAGTGGTACAGGAAATAAAGCGGGAGATAATTCGGGGAAAACTGAAGCAACTAATGCACCGGTCGAACAGCTAACAGAAATTCCGCTGCCAATTACAAAGGATGCAATGACGATTGATTACTGGCGAGCCAATGATGGCAAGCTCACAGCTTCTTTGGAGAGTTTTGGTGATATGGCCAGCTATAAAAAGAAAGAAGAGCTAACAGGCATCAAAGTGAAGTTTACACACCCACCTCTTGGTCAGCAGAAGGACCAGTTCAATTTGTTGATTTCTACAAAAGAGCTTCCAGATGTCATCTATTATAACTGGGCAGATGCGGTGGGGGGACCCGAAAAATTAATCGAGGATGGACGAATTATTCGCTTAAATGAACTGATTGAACAGTACGCCCCGAATCTTCTCAAGATCATTGCATCCGACCCGGACGTTAAAAAGCAAATCACACTGGATGATGGAACGATCTACATGTTCCCGCTACTGAAGCTTGATGCGCTTAAGCTGAATGCTACTTCAGGTTTGATTATGCGCAAGGATTGGCTAGATAAGCTGGGACTGAAGCCACCGACCACCATTGAGGAATGGCATACTGTTTTGAAAGCGTTTAAAGAAAAAGATCCGAATGGCAACCGGAAGGCAGATGAACTGCCGTTCACAGGAAACTGGGGCCCTGGTGATCTGACGAAGCTACACGACTTCTCTCCCGGATTTGGGGTCATTGGCGGGTTCCAGATGAATGGAGACAAGGTGGAATACGGTCCGATTCAGCCAGGGTATAAGAGCTTCTTGGAAACAATGGCCACATGGTATAAAGAAGGTCTGATTGATCCGGAAATTATGACTAATGATGGTAAAGCCTTTGACTATAAAGTGACGAACAATTTAGCTGGTTCTTATGGCGGCGGTGTCTTTAGCGGTATGGGCAAATTTTTCAACCTGATGCGTGATACTGATCCGAATTTTAATCTTACAGGTGTGCCTTGGCCTACCTCTCCTAACGGAACAGCGTATGCTACTTTTAATATGAACAATAAAGTGCTGACCTATGGTGAAGCCATTACTTCCGGAGCCGATAAGGATAAACTGAAGGAAATTGTTCAATGGATGGATTTCAATTACAGCCCGCAAGGTCATGAATTGTTTAACTTCGGAATCGAAGGTGAGAGCTATGTGAAGGAAGGGGAATCGATTAAATTCACAGATGTTATTACCAAAAATCCTCAGGGCTTAACTTACGATCAGGCGCTTGCTTCTTATGCGCTCTCCATCATGGATGGACCTATCAATCAGGACAGTCGTTATTTGGATGCTTTATTGTTCGACGAGGGACAACGGGAAGCTAATGCTTCATGGATGAAGGCGAGCTCTGATTTGACCCTGCCTCCGTTCCGCCTGAGTGTTGACGAAGCAAGTAAAAGCACATCAATTATGAGCCAGGTCAACACGTATCTGAATGAAACGATGACAGCGATCATTAACGGTCAGAAGGCTATCTCGGAATTCGATAAAATGGTGGATACGATCAAAGGAATGGGCATTGAGGAAGCTATAAAAATTCATCAAGCCGCCTATGACCGTTACATGGCTAAGTAA
- a CDS encoding carbohydrate ABC transporter permease, which produces MRRSAGERIFDCINVVLLVVIMAVSIYPLLYVLNSSVSDPNELLRSRSLMLLPEGFQLEAYKAVFHNSKIYSGYLNTLFYVTVGTIVNLLMTSIAAYSLSRMDLFGRKTLMKLITFTMFFGGGMIPTFLLIQNLGMVDTRWAMIIPGAISTFYFLIMKTSFEGIPISLIESAKLDGANDILILFRIVLPLSKSILAVMTLYYAVDHWNDYVAPMLYLRSQDLYPIQIVMRDILISSSTESMGAGVDTGFAIGENIKYATIIISTLPIMLVYPFIQKYFVQGALIGAVKQ; this is translated from the coding sequence ATGCGACGTTCGGCAGGTGAACGTATCTTTGACTGTATTAATGTAGTGCTGCTAGTAGTCATCATGGCTGTATCGATCTATCCGCTGCTGTATGTGCTGAATTCCTCTGTAAGTGACCCGAATGAGTTGCTGCGTTCCAGGTCACTAATGCTGCTACCTGAGGGCTTTCAACTGGAGGCCTACAAAGCGGTATTCCATAATTCAAAAATCTACAGCGGATATTTGAATACGCTTTTTTATGTGACGGTAGGAACTATTGTTAACTTGCTGATGACATCAATTGCGGCGTATTCATTGTCCAGAATGGATCTTTTCGGTAGAAAAACGCTGATGAAGTTAATTACCTTCACGATGTTTTTTGGCGGCGGGATGATCCCAACTTTTCTGCTCATTCAGAATCTTGGAATGGTGGATACCCGCTGGGCGATGATTATCCCTGGGGCGATTAGTACTTTCTATTTTTTGATCATGAAGACTAGCTTTGAGGGGATCCCGATCAGTTTAATCGAGTCGGCGAAGCTTGACGGAGCTAACGATATCTTGATTTTATTCCGAATTGTGCTGCCGCTGTCCAAATCGATTCTCGCGGTTATGACACTCTATTATGCGGTTGACCACTGGAATGATTATGTGGCCCCGATGCTGTATTTGCGTAGTCAGGATCTTTATCCGATTCAAATTGTAATGCGCGATATTCTGATCAGCAGCAGTACGGAGTCGATGGGAGCAGGGGTTGATACAGGGTTTGCTATCGGCGAGAACATCAAATACGCCACGATCATCATCTCGACGTTGCCAATCATGCTGGTGTATCCGTTTATCCAGAAATATTTTGTTCAAGGCGCTTTAATTGGTGCCGTGAAACAATAA
- a CDS encoding ABC transporter permease subunit, whose product MELKQQLLTKKSGVKPGKVSFVKKELQRNKYVYIMLIPVALFYLIFSYGPMYGLLMAFQKSYSPIKGIMAGHWIGFDNFKMFFESYYFWRIIKNTLILSFYSIIFGFPAPIILALLLNEVRNKWFKSTVQTVSYMPHFISVVVVVGMLKTFSALDGGLFNVVRGFFDLQPLMFLAEKDMFRPLYILSNIWQGAGWASIIFLAALSGIDPQLYEAAKIDGAGRWKQLLNITLPGIMPTVVVMLILRLGAVMNSDFQKILLMQTAPTYETSDVISTFVYRSGVLEGNYTYSTAIGLINGIINFSLLLLANSISKKVNSTSLW is encoded by the coding sequence ATGGAGCTTAAGCAGCAGCTGCTGACCAAAAAGTCCGGAGTGAAACCTGGTAAAGTATCTTTTGTAAAAAAAGAACTGCAGCGGAATAAGTACGTGTATATCATGTTAATTCCCGTGGCGCTCTTTTATCTGATTTTTAGCTATGGTCCGATGTACGGTCTGCTAATGGCTTTTCAAAAATCCTATAGTCCTATAAAAGGCATTATGGCAGGGCATTGGATCGGGTTTGATAATTTTAAAATGTTTTTTGAGAGCTATTACTTTTGGCGGATCATTAAGAACACACTGATTCTTAGCTTTTACAGTATCATCTTCGGATTTCCTGCACCGATTATATTGGCTTTGCTGTTAAATGAGGTGCGGAATAAGTGGTTCAAAAGCACGGTTCAAACCGTCAGCTATATGCCGCATTTCATTTCGGTTGTAGTGGTTGTAGGGATGTTGAAAACATTCTCAGCACTGGACGGCGGGCTATTTAACGTAGTACGCGGCTTTTTTGATCTACAGCCTTTGATGTTTCTGGCAGAGAAGGATATGTTCCGGCCGCTTTATATTCTCTCTAACATCTGGCAAGGTGCGGGCTGGGCGTCCATTATCTTTTTGGCGGCGCTTAGCGGAATTGATCCCCAACTATATGAGGCGGCAAAAATAGACGGTGCAGGTCGCTGGAAACAGCTGCTGAACATCACTCTGCCGGGAATTATGCCCACTGTAGTCGTAATGCTGATCCTGCGTCTGGGTGCGGTAATGAATTCCGATTTTCAAAAAATATTATTGATGCAAACCGCTCCAACCTATGAAACCTCGGATGTCATTTCAACCTTTGTCTACCGTTCAGGAGTGCTGGAAGGAAATTATACGTATTCCACAGCCATTGGATTAATTAACGGAATTATAAATTTCTCGCTGCTTTTGCTTGCCAACTCTATTAGTAAAAAAGTGAATTCTACCAGTCTTTGGTGA